ACGTGCGCTCCCTGCTTTAAAAACGGCGTAGCCACAGATGCAATATCTTTTTCGAATTTTTCTACGAGCGGAGGATTTTGCGAACGCACCGAGCGTGCATCCATGATTGTTTTTAAAAATTCTTCTTTATCCCACGTCATATTTTGCGCCAGCAAAGAAGGAGATCTAAATCTCTCACCCAACACAGCAATAGCGGCCTGAGGCGTATAGGAACAAAGACGAGCCGTGTAAGGACGAATCTCTGTTGCCTGATAAAAATGTCGAGCATGCGAAACGCGGAAAGAAAAAATACGCTTCTCATTTAAAAGCTTATCAAGTTCATCGGCAAAAGGATAAAGCTCCCCCGTCACCGGATGATCTTCACTGAATAACACAAAGTTGGTGTCCTTCTTAAGACTCTCGACCCATTCTTTTACGTCTGTAAGTTTTAAATGCGACAACGCATTTACTTCATAAGTTTCTTTGTAATAGTACGGAAGAAGACTTTCAAAAACGGAAGTTTGTCCTAAGATCACGCCAATGGATTTTTTGTGCGACATAAATTGCGCGGTGCCTTGTGCGATTTCAAAAACGGCCTGACCGATTCCTTGAAAACTTCGAACACGCAGGCGCGCATCCAATCCTAAGGAAGACTTCACTTGATCATTTAATTCTTCCCAGGATTCCGGGCGCACAACATCGATGAACATACTTCTTAAAAATTTATCAGATTCCCTCACAAAAGAGAGTGCGACAAAGGTCTTATTTTAAGACCTGATTTGTGTATCTAGAACTAGAACATTACACTAGGAAGACGTTTTCAGGAGTTTCAGAATGAAAAAGATCCTTTCTCTTTTGTCCGTCACAATTGTCAGCGTTTTGTTAAGCTCTCAGGCACATGCTCTTTTTGAGGCACGTGTTTCTTACGGCTTACTTGCGACAAACGCAGATTTAGGCCCTCTGTGTCCAACATGTTCCGCACCTGCACCCAGCATTGTTCCCACTTATGGACTTGGTGCCGACGCCATTTTAACATTGCCAATTCCTTTGATTCCCGGAGTGGGAATTCGCTATGAAAACATGGGCCTCACGGCAAGTTCAGGTGGAGTTGATTTTAAAGCGGATTACACACGCACTGCGCTGATTCTCAATTGGCGTCCCATTGATAATTTTATTTATTTGGGCCCGATTCTCACATATGGAATTTCTCATTCAACGAAATTAAAAGCAGAGGATGGCGGCGTGAAGAAAGCTGATTTTTCAGCAGATTCCGTGAAATCTTACAGCGTGGGTCTAGAAGGTGGATTAAAGCTCATTGGCTTCTCTGTTGGAGCTGAAATCGGTTACCTCGATTTTCGATGGAACGATGCAAAGGACTCGACTGGTAACGCGCCTACTCAAGATATCAATATGAGCGGCACTTACGCTAAATTTATCCTTGGCTTTTCTATTTAAGTGTCGAAATCTAAGCACCTCTGCTAGACTTTATTGTGAGAGGTGCTAATGACAAAAAAACGTATCGAATGGCCTGTGGCTTTATTCCTGATCCTCAATCCACTGGTCACATTGATTCTGACTCCGATTTATTTTTATTATTATGGTTTTCAGTGGGGCATTCTTCTTTTCGCACTTGTTTTCGCAGCTGCCACAAACCTTAGTATCACAGCGGGATACCACCGCCTCTTTTCACATAAAAGTTATGATGCGCATCCCATGGCCAAAGCTTTGTTCTTGCTTGTTGGTGCGTCTGGCTTTCAAGGCTCTGCATTGAAATGGTCTTCAGACCATCGCCGCCACCACACGCACATTGATGGAGAAAAAGATCCTTACAACATCAATGAAGGTTTCTGGTATGCCCACATGGGTTGGCTGTTCTTTAAAGATTCTGTAGATCAAAAAATCCAAGCTCCTGATCTTGAAAAAGATTGGATGGTGAAATTCCAGCACAAATATTATGTGCCACTGGCGATCATCACAGGTTTCGCTATTCCTACTTTAATTGGTTGGATGATGGGCTCATGGTTGGGTGGTCTTGTGATCGGCGGAGGCCTTCGCATCGCTTTGACTCAACAAAGCACTTTCTTCGTAAACTCTTTGTGCCACACCTTGGGCAAACAAACTTACTCTAAAGAGATCTCTGCCCGCGACTCTTGGTTCGTAGCGGTTTTGACTCACGGAGAAGGCTACCACAACTTCCATCACAAATTCCAAATCGACTACCGCAATGGAATCAAGTGGTATCACTGGGATCCAACTAAATGGGTGATTCGCTCTTTGAACTTGATGGGTCTTGCCACGAAACTTCGTCAGATTTCCAACGCGGAAATTTTGAAAGCGCGTCTTCAGGCGGAAGCTGCTGAAATGACGAAGCACGGATTTGCGGAAGAAAAATTGCTTGCGATGAAAGAGAAAATCTTGGAAGCGCAAAACAAGATGAAGAAAATCCGCGAAGACTACGAACAGTTTAAACTTGATGCTGCTCGTAAGCGTGAAGAACTTAAAGAGGCTTACGATCACAAGTTGGCGGAACTTAGACGAGAGCTAGAAATTGCCAAGCTAGAATTCCAAATGGGAATGAAACAATGGCAAGTGTGCTTGAGATCTGTTTAAGATTTTAAAAAGATAAAAATAAAAAACCCCACAAGAAATTGTGGGGTTTTTTATTTTCTAAATTAGCTCACCTGGCCTATTTACAAGTATTCGCCTTGTTATAGAAGAAGTAGTGAAACTTCGAAAGATCCGCAACGTTGCGATCATCATACGACTCGCTTACTTTATTTCTCGCCGCTAAATGCTTCTCACAATCCTGACGACGGTATTGTTCATTAATAACCATCATGTCCTGGAAGGACGGCAGATAACCTTTTTGCTTGTAAAACTCGGCTTCCTTCTCATAGATATTTTTCTCTAGAGTTTTCGCGACTGCTTCAAACTGCACATTCGTTTTAATTGAATCAATAGGCATATATTTTGGAAGAGTGTCTGCCACCATTCCGAACTGACGAACGAATTTTGCAAGATATGCTTTCACGGAATGCTGAGGCGCCCAGTGGAAAGAATAATCCTTTTCGATCATCCAAGAGTAGACGCTCTGTAAAACCGCGTCTTGCATGCGCACTTGACGAAGAAGCGGATAGAAACGGTGTTCCGCGATCAAATCAAAGCGAGGGTCCACTTCAATGTCATAAGGAGCAAACAATGAAGTTTTCGTTACACCCAAAGATTTTGGATATTCGGAGTTTTTAAACTTCGTCACCGTGCTGCGATACTTTGGAATAATGAACTTTTTGTCTGAAGCCATATCATAGGCATAACGAATGACCTCTGAACAGAAGAGCGTCGAATAATCGTCATCATCCATCGCAAAGTCGTAGCGGATGCCTTTTTTCTGATCCAAGGCGCCCTGAGCTTTGTCATAGATTTTTCGTGCCGCTTTTTTTGCCAACGCTTCATCAGGTTGACGGTACAAAGCCACACGGGCATCTTCTTGCTGTCTCCATTTTTCAAGTGGAGTCACAATTGTTCCATACTGAATCAAAGCTTCAACGACGTATTTTTTGCCAGCTTTATCTTCACCCACGATGGCTAAGTGAGAGAAATTTCCCTCCTCGTCACCAATACGCGCGATCATCGCAGAGACGTGGGATTTTCCACGGACAAGCATTACGTCACCGCTCTTAAGTTCAAAACCGGCATATCTTGGATTTGTCCACGTGTTCGGTCTTGAATTCGCCATGATCGGTGTTGCTTTGAAATCATAAACCTTGTTTCTAAAGAGCCACTCTAAAAGATACTCTTCAGAAAAACGCGCATACTGAAATCCTTCACGGATCTTTTGAATACAGTCTTTAGAAAGCTCGTTGCGAGAATCAAACTCACGAAGTTTGTCATGCAAGACCACGCGGATTTGGAAAATCGTATCCATCACCTCAGAGCCGTGAGTTTTTAAAGCCTCGACCTCTTGCGGTGTTTTTGGAATAAAGTGGTCAGCCGGTAGATAATAAAGATAATCCGTCACTTGATTCACGAACTTTGCGCAGGTCGCAGGATTGAAGATCTGCGGGTTTGAAATATCATTTAAAACCTTTTGGCTTCCGCTAATAAGTTCCTGAGTGTTTGCAGGATTACGATACGTTCCGATCTCAGGATGCGTGGGCTGACTTTTGCAACCAGCCATCGTCAAAGCTGCAAAACCATAAAGAAGAATCTTTTTCTTCATGCAAATCTCCTTAAATAATTCAGTCACTATTCGGATATTCCTCGGAATTCTGTAACTCGACTTAGGTGTGTTCCGCGTAAAAAATGTTTACAGAAAGAAGACGCTCACTCTACCTAAGTCCATCAACTTCATCCGCCAAGAGTACGATAAGAGAAGTGCTTATTTTTCTAACAAGAGTTCGACAACGTTGAGGAGACAGCATGAGTGATGCAGCTATGAAGCAAGAATTTTTCCATATTGATGAACACAATCGCAAGAAAGTGATTCGTCAAGACCGCACAGCTCTAGAGCCCGGTTCCTGCTTCCTTGATTTCAACGGTCGCCAACTTGAAATGCTTAACATCAGTTCTTTTGGTTGCGCGGTTCTGGTTTCAGCCACAGAGTTTCAAGATTTGAAAGCTTGGTTTGAAAAAAATCCGCACATTGAAGCCAACGTTCTTTATAAAAATATTCAAACTCAAAATGTGGGCCTTCGTTGGGCGCGAGCAGAAGATCATGCGAAATCTGCTACAGGCGAAATGATTGTCGGCTTTGAAGTTTTGGGTGAACCATTGAAAGTCGACCGCATCAAAGCTTTGGAAGTCTCTTCAGAAGTGATTGCCGAACAAACGCAATATGCTCGCGACCTTGCACAACTTCCTGCTGAATTTAAAACCTTCGTTTACGAAATGAAGGATTGGCTTGAAAAACTAAAAACGAAAATTGATAAGCTCGAAGCGGAGACTCCCGTTGATAACTGGAAAGAAGCGCAAGATTATCGTCTGACGATTGCCGATACTGTCGCAGAATATCTGGGCCAGTGCATTCCTGCGAAGTACTCTCAAGTGCCACAGCTTATTAAAAACTTTACTCCGGACCAATTGAAATGGGCGACTCAGTTTGCTCGTGAACAAATCGGTCACCTGGTTTATGGTGCTCCGTTTGCAAGCCGTGCTTATTACAAGCCTCGTGGTTATGCGGGTGATTACGAGATGATGAATCACCTATATCGTGATGAGCTTGTGGGTAAAACATTGTTCGACCAATGCATGCACAAGTATTTTATCGACGAGCCTGCTGGGGCCGCAGTTAAAAACCGAGGTCAGTACCTTTTTGAAAAGATCACACAACTTTTCAATGACACTCCTGCGAAACAACCTTTAAAAATTCTTTCTGTAGCCAGCGGTCCTGCGATGGAGCAACAGATCTTCCTGCAAAATGGAAACCAGTTCTATGGCCGCCCCGCTGAGTTCACGTGCTTGGATCAAGATGAAGAGTCTTTAAAGCACGCGCAAAGACAGCTTCACTCTGTAGAACGCTTCGTTCGCTCTGGTTTTAAATTCAAGTTCAATAATATGGCGATTCGCAATGTGATTGCGGCCGGCTGCCCTGAACAAGATTATGACTTGATCTACTCTGCGGGTCTTTTTGATTATTTCACAGAACCTGTCGCGCAAATGGCGGCACAAAAAATGTTGGCCTCTGTAAAACCAGGGGGTCGCGTTGTGATCGGTAACTTCAGTAAAGACAATCCGTGTGTTCCATTTATGGAGCTCGTTCTTGATTGGCATTTGATTTACAGATCTGAAGAAGATCTTTTGAGAATCTTTAAAGGCATGGGCTCTAAAGTGTGGGTTGAAAAAGAACCTCTTGGAGTGAACCTTTTTGTTGTGATTCAAAAATAAGGACGTTGACGTTTGATTATTGGAAATGAGATCACGACGGCTCAGTTGCGTGAGTCGGAAGTGCTAGATGAAATTAGATCGGTCTTGCGGGTCATCGCAAATTGGATGGCCATACCGCTCTTTTTAGCCTTCTGGATTGCGGATCTCATTTACGTTCCTCAATACAAATGGCCTTTTCTGGCGTTGCGCTTGACGATCATTCCACTTTGTTTTCTTGCTAAGTACGAATCCAAAAGAGAGCAAAGTGCCCGCCGCGCACAAATATTTTCGGCTCTCTATGTGGGTCTTGTTGCGTTACCAATCAACGTGATGATCGCAATGATTCCCGATGTAGGAACTGGTTATTATGCTGGTTTAAATCTGGTGGCTATCGGCGGACTGTCTTTTATTCCATTTTCTATGGGATTTTTTCTTTGTACAGCTTTAGCGATCTATCTTCCCTATTACGCGATCGTTTTAACTAGAGCACAAAATCTTCAAGATATCTGGTCGATTGTTCTTAATTCTTTCTTTATCGTTGGCGCGATCATCATTTGTTTTTTGATTCGATTCTTTCACGAGCAATTGCGCATCCGAGAAATCAACAGCCGATTGGCATTGAAAGCCGAGATCGCCAATCGCGATAACGTTATCCGCACGAAAACAGAAGAAGCCGTTCGTTTAAATACTTTAAGCACACAGTTCAGCCCACAAGTCGTTCAAGCCATCCGCGATGGACGAGTCGATATTGAAAAAGGTGTGCGCCGTTCGCAGATTTGCGCAATATTCGTCGACATCGTAGGCTCTACAGAACGCGTTGTCCGTTTAGATCAAGCCAAAGTGGATTTAGTTCTGGCGCGCTTCATGGACACGGTCGTTACGATCTTTTTAAAATACGACATCACGATTGATAAATTCCAAGGTGACGGAATTTTGGCGTTTGCGAATGATCCGATCCGCTATGGAGATTTCATTCAGCGCACGTGCTTAGCCGCTCTTGAAGTTCGCGAAGCTTTGAACCAAGACCGCGAATTCTATTTGATGAACTGGAAAAAAGAGATGCAAATCCGCATTGGCATTTCTTCGGGTTATGCGAATGTCGGTTTTTATGGAAATAAAAAATTCTTCCGTTCTTACACGGCGATTGGCGCTCCCCTTCCTTTTGCCTCTCGTTTAACGAACTTAGCCGAACCCAATCAAATTCTTATTGATTCCGACATCGCTCAATGTTTGATGGCAGAAAACTATCAGGTCCGAAATATCGGAGAGCGTGTGATTAAAGGTTTTGAAGGCGATCAGCATTTCGTTTTTGAACTGATTCGTCCACCTGATACTAAAAAAGAAACCAATACAAGTCACTGCCCTCACTGTGCAGACTCTGTTTTGTACTTGGATACCAATGCTCAAGGTATTTTTGTGATGAAATGCCGCCAGTGCGGATTTGAACTGGCGGACTTACAAACGACTACGGCTTAGCTTCGACTTTCATCGCAACATTCTTGTTAATCATATACATCATCGACAATGTGACACAGATCACACCGACAATAATGTATCCCAAGGTGTCGAAATGCTCGATAGAACCATTGGCTCCCTCAACAACAATCAGACCCGCAATCACAGAGGCGATACCACCGGACACAGACTGGATGGAAGAACTCACCGACATGAAAGCACCACGATTGGCCGGAGACGGAATCGCCGACATCAACGTTTGTGCTGGAATCATACGGGAGAAAACACCTAAGAACATAATGGCATTAATTAGAATCACCATTGGCAACGGTGTAATTCCCAGGTTCGTATAAATA
This region of Bdellovibrio sp. BCCA genomic DNA includes:
- a CDS encoding fatty acid desaturase is translated as MTKKRIEWPVALFLILNPLVTLILTPIYFYYYGFQWGILLFALVFAAATNLSITAGYHRLFSHKSYDAHPMAKALFLLVGASGFQGSALKWSSDHRRHHTHIDGEKDPYNINEGFWYAHMGWLFFKDSVDQKIQAPDLEKDWMVKFQHKYYVPLAIITGFAIPTLIGWMMGSWLGGLVIGGGLRIALTQQSTFFVNSLCHTLGKQTYSKEISARDSWFVAVLTHGEGYHNFHHKFQIDYRNGIKWYHWDPTKWVIRSLNLMGLATKLRQISNAEILKARLQAEAAEMTKHGFAEEKLLAMKEKILEAQNKMKKIREDYEQFKLDAARKREELKEAYDHKLAELRRELEIAKLEFQMGMKQWQVCLRSV
- a CDS encoding YiiX/YebB-like N1pC/P60 family cysteine hydrolase, with amino-acid sequence MKKKILLYGFAALTMAGCKSQPTHPEIGTYRNPANTQELISGSQKVLNDISNPQIFNPATCAKFVNQVTDYLYYLPADHFIPKTPQEVEALKTHGSEVMDTIFQIRVVLHDKLREFDSRNELSKDCIQKIREGFQYARFSEEYLLEWLFRNKVYDFKATPIMANSRPNTWTNPRYAGFELKSGDVMLVRGKSHVSAMIARIGDEEGNFSHLAIVGEDKAGKKYVVEALIQYGTIVTPLEKWRQQEDARVALYRQPDEALAKKAARKIYDKAQGALDQKKGIRYDFAMDDDDYSTLFCSEVIRYAYDMASDKKFIIPKYRSTVTKFKNSEYPKSLGVTKTSLFAPYDIEVDPRFDLIAEHRFYPLLRQVRMQDAVLQSVYSWMIEKDYSFHWAPQHSVKAYLAKFVRQFGMVADTLPKYMPIDSIKTNVQFEAVAKTLEKNIYEKEAEFYKQKGYLPSFQDMMVINEQYRRQDCEKHLAARNKVSESYDDRNVADLSKFHYFFYNKANTCK
- a CDS encoding class I SAM-dependent methyltransferase, whose product is MSDAAMKQEFFHIDEHNRKKVIRQDRTALEPGSCFLDFNGRQLEMLNISSFGCAVLVSATEFQDLKAWFEKNPHIEANVLYKNIQTQNVGLRWARAEDHAKSATGEMIVGFEVLGEPLKVDRIKALEVSSEVIAEQTQYARDLAQLPAEFKTFVYEMKDWLEKLKTKIDKLEAETPVDNWKEAQDYRLTIADTVAEYLGQCIPAKYSQVPQLIKNFTPDQLKWATQFAREQIGHLVYGAPFASRAYYKPRGYAGDYEMMNHLYRDELVGKTLFDQCMHKYFIDEPAGAAVKNRGQYLFEKITQLFNDTPAKQPLKILSVASGPAMEQQIFLQNGNQFYGRPAEFTCLDQDEESLKHAQRQLHSVERFVRSGFKFKFNNMAIRNVIAAGCPEQDYDLIYSAGLFDYFTEPVAQMAAQKMLASVKPGGRVVIGNFSKDNPCVPFMELVLDWHLIYRSEEDLLRIFKGMGSKVWVEKEPLGVNLFVVIQK
- a CDS encoding adenylate/guanylate cyclase domain-containing protein encodes the protein MIIGNEITTAQLRESEVLDEIRSVLRVIANWMAIPLFLAFWIADLIYVPQYKWPFLALRLTIIPLCFLAKYESKREQSARRAQIFSALYVGLVALPINVMIAMIPDVGTGYYAGLNLVAIGGLSFIPFSMGFFLCTALAIYLPYYAIVLTRAQNLQDIWSIVLNSFFIVGAIIICFLIRFFHEQLRIREINSRLALKAEIANRDNVIRTKTEEAVRLNTLSTQFSPQVVQAIRDGRVDIEKGVRRSQICAIFVDIVGSTERVVRLDQAKVDLVLARFMDTVVTIFLKYDITIDKFQGDGILAFANDPIRYGDFIQRTCLAALEVREALNQDREFYLMNWKKEMQIRIGISSGYANVGFYGNKKFFRSYTAIGAPLPFASRLTNLAEPNQILIDSDIAQCLMAENYQVRNIGERVIKGFEGDQHFVFELIRPPDTKKETNTSHCPHCADSVLYLDTNAQGIFVMKCRQCGFELADLQTTTA